In a single window of the Myxococcaceae bacterium genome:
- a CDS encoding Rne/Rng family ribonuclease, translating to MSKEIIINADMAEEVRIAIVENGRLVDLDIETQKRAKHKSNIYKGIVSNIEDSLEAVFVDFGDEKQGFLPLSEIRPDLIPESCRNSKKVRPSEILSRGQEIVVQVTKDEIGNKGAALSTYLSLPGRYVVLMHSDEGGGGISRKIDNESARQAARDMLTRLSVPEGMAVIIRTAGMTANRQDLYRDFKNLCETWQQINRGAELGRAPTLLYREPDIVVRTLRDYFSNDVSKVVIDDDEEFEEVSNYLTQHMPGLVQILEQHKKKDPIFFHYGIEKAIEDLFERQVKLPSGGYVVIEQTEALVSVDVNSGKSTKEDDHEATVYKTNLEAVQELARQLRLRDLGGIIVIDLIDMISGKHNRDVERALKEAMKNDKARIKIGRIGENGTLELTRQRLRQSHRLISHVTCKQCEGTGRVRDSSGLAILALRNIYGHLSKRHHHLSLLTVKMPVDVANQLNNSKRRELVDIGERYQVQLHILGDARLMGDELDFLEERRGQAGLDAASTQPKVSQKPHRNALRMPPPSIGPAPTLIDFDETLDESEEPIELERPIVEEHFEDPLMEAFFGHAPELQASLGMEFQEPDSVDETQLASKPKRRRRRFARSRRPKSEVTS from the coding sequence ATGTCCAAAGAGATTATTATTAACGCCGATATGGCGGAAGAGGTCCGGATCGCGATCGTGGAAAACGGTCGACTCGTAGACCTGGATATCGAGACTCAAAAGAGAGCGAAACACAAGAGCAATATCTACAAAGGCATCGTTTCCAACATTGAAGATAGCCTTGAAGCAGTTTTTGTTGATTTTGGAGATGAAAAACAAGGTTTCTTGCCTCTTTCTGAGATTCGCCCGGATTTAATTCCAGAGTCTTGCAGAAATTCTAAAAAAGTCCGCCCCTCCGAGATCTTGTCCCGTGGTCAAGAAATTGTCGTCCAAGTCACAAAAGATGAAATTGGCAATAAAGGGGCTGCTTTATCCACCTACTTGTCTTTGCCGGGGCGCTATGTTGTTCTGATGCATTCGGATGAGGGTGGCGGCGGCATTTCACGAAAAATTGACAACGAGTCTGCTCGTCAAGCGGCTCGAGATATGCTGACACGCCTGAGCGTTCCAGAAGGCATGGCCGTCATCATTCGTACCGCTGGAATGACCGCGAATCGTCAAGACTTGTATCGAGATTTTAAGAATCTTTGCGAGACTTGGCAGCAGATCAACCGAGGAGCCGAATTGGGCCGGGCTCCGACTTTGCTTTACCGGGAACCCGATATTGTGGTTCGGACGCTTCGAGACTATTTTTCCAATGACGTCAGTAAAGTCGTGATTGATGATGACGAAGAGTTTGAAGAAGTATCCAACTACTTGACTCAGCATATGCCGGGCTTAGTTCAGATTCTCGAACAGCATAAAAAGAAAGATCCGATCTTTTTTCACTACGGAATCGAAAAAGCGATTGAAGATCTCTTTGAGCGTCAGGTCAAGCTTCCTTCGGGTGGCTATGTTGTGATTGAGCAAACCGAAGCTTTGGTTTCGGTGGATGTCAATTCAGGGAAATCGACCAAAGAAGACGACCATGAGGCAACGGTCTATAAGACTAACTTAGAAGCGGTGCAGGAATTGGCCCGCCAGCTTCGGTTGCGCGATTTGGGCGGCATTATTGTGATTGACTTGATCGATATGATCTCAGGTAAGCACAATCGAGATGTTGAGCGTGCTCTGAAAGAAGCGATGAAGAACGATAAGGCCCGCATCAAAATTGGCCGAATCGGGGAGAATGGCACGCTCGAGCTGACGCGGCAACGGCTTAGACAATCGCACCGTTTAATCAGCCATGTCACTTGTAAGCAGTGCGAAGGAACCGGTCGTGTTCGCGATTCGAGCGGCTTGGCCATTCTGGCTCTTCGAAATATCTATGGGCATCTCTCAAAACGTCATCATCATCTGAGTCTATTGACGGTCAAGATGCCGGTCGATGTGGCCAATCAGTTGAATAACTCAAAACGTCGAGAATTGGTTGATATTGGCGAGCGCTATCAGGTGCAGCTCCATATTTTAGGCGATGCGCGTTTGATGGGTGATGAGCTCGATTTTCTAGAAGAAAGACGGGGACAGGCGGGGCTGGACGCTGCCTCTACTCAGCCTAAAGTCTCTCAAAAGCCACATCGAAATGCGCTTCGAATGCCTCCTCCGAGTATCGGCCCTGCGCCTACGCTGATTGATTTTGATGAAACTCTGGACGAATCAGAAGAGCCTATTGAGCTTGAGAGACCAATCGTAGAAGAGCATTTTGAAGATCCTTTAATGGAAGCATTTTTTGGTCATGCGCCTGAGTTGCAGGCCTCCTTGGGAATGGAATTTCAGGAGCCAGATTCCGTTGATGAGACCCAATTGGCTTCAAAGCCTAAACGACGTCGAAGGCGTTTTGCTCGATCCAGACGTCCAAAAAGTGAGGTGACTTCATGA
- the dnaB gene encoding replicative DNA helicase, which produces MMPEESAPLGALFEELRQRLTQPEQDSQTQLSSLYGRQPPHALDAERGVLCALLIDPDAMEQVNLEGLRPEDFYHPAHAVVFTAMMALSHEHEPINTVTVVDELIQMQKLDQVGGPALVAQLETLFPTSAHMNAYAKLVKDKSTLRKLIAAATKVVQSSYRQDRKVVDVIDEAERVILQIRDEVSQKGMLSIQDLVNIALKRLELMYNNKTSLVGISSGFHDLDRLTSGLQPGELIVVAARPSMGKTAFTLNIASHVAMQLKIPVAFFSLEMGAEQLVHRLIGAEARLDLSNLRRGMVQRNEFAQLVAAAGQLGEAPLYIDETPALSIAEMRNKCRRMVLRHDVKMVIVDYLQLMTGPEGYENKATEVAEISKGLKSIARELKVPVIALSQLNRGVESRTDKRPMMSDLRESGAIEQDADVIAFLYREEYYLRDKTPEDKLGIAEIIVAKNRNGPTGQFELRFFNNITRFTDLDHSGR; this is translated from the coding sequence ATGATGCCTGAAGAAAGTGCACCACTCGGAGCCTTGTTCGAAGAGTTGAGGCAACGCCTCACTCAGCCCGAACAAGACTCTCAAACTCAATTGTCGAGCCTCTATGGGCGTCAGCCGCCGCATGCTTTGGATGCAGAACGAGGGGTTCTGTGTGCACTCCTTATTGACCCCGATGCGATGGAGCAGGTTAACTTAGAAGGTTTAAGGCCGGAAGATTTCTATCATCCGGCTCACGCAGTCGTTTTCACGGCTATGATGGCTCTTTCTCACGAGCACGAGCCGATTAACACGGTGACGGTGGTTGATGAGCTGATCCAGATGCAAAAATTGGATCAAGTGGGCGGGCCGGCTCTGGTAGCCCAACTCGAAACGCTCTTTCCTACCTCCGCTCACATGAATGCCTACGCCAAGTTGGTGAAAGACAAGTCAACGCTGAGAAAGCTTATTGCTGCAGCAACCAAAGTGGTTCAGTCCTCGTACCGCCAAGATCGAAAAGTAGTCGATGTCATCGATGAAGCCGAGCGCGTGATTCTTCAAATACGCGATGAAGTATCTCAAAAAGGGATGTTGTCGATTCAAGACCTGGTCAACATCGCACTGAAACGTCTTGAACTCATGTACAACAACAAGACGAGCCTCGTAGGGATATCGTCTGGTTTTCACGATTTAGATCGCTTAACGAGTGGTTTGCAGCCTGGGGAACTGATTGTCGTTGCAGCCAGGCCTTCGATGGGAAAAACAGCCTTTACGCTCAATATTGCTTCGCATGTCGCGATGCAACTAAAAATCCCGGTGGCTTTTTTTTCGCTTGAAATGGGAGCGGAACAACTTGTTCATCGCTTGATCGGCGCCGAAGCACGCTTGGATCTCTCAAACTTACGAAGAGGGATGGTGCAGCGTAACGAATTTGCTCAACTGGTTGCGGCTGCCGGGCAATTAGGAGAGGCTCCGCTGTACATTGATGAAACGCCGGCGCTTTCCATTGCAGAGATGCGCAATAAGTGTCGTCGAATGGTCTTGCGCCACGATGTGAAGATGGTGATCGTTGACTATTTGCAGCTCATGACGGGGCCAGAAGGTTACGAAAACAAGGCAACCGAAGTTGCTGAGATCTCAAAAGGCCTTAAAAGCATTGCGCGCGAGCTAAAAGTACCTGTGATTGCCTTGTCGCAGCTGAATCGTGGGGTTGAATCGCGAACAGATAAGCGCCCCATGATGAGCGATTTACGAGAATCTGGTGCGATCGAACAAGATGCCGATGTGATCGCGTTCTTATACCGTGAGGAGTATTATCTCCGAGATAAGACACCAGAAGATAAATTGGGCATCGCGGAGATTATCGTCGCAAAAAATCGTAACGGACCTACCGGTCAGTTTGAGCTGCGGTTTTTTAATAATATTACCCGCTTTACAGATTTGG
- the era gene encoding GTPase Era has protein sequence MAQKCGTIALLGLPNAGKSSLLNRLIGQKIAPVTYKPNTTRRVVNGILTRHQVQFIFVDTPGMIARGHIPDADLIAWVVDAKKPVQNLPVQLPANRVLILNQIDRFANKREILPVISEWQTALQPREIYPVSAKTGDGLESMLDSLGLMLPERSFLFDSELMTDASEKELVAELIREKALFALQQEIPHAMEVVIDAFDETRRENSKKCLVDISASLIVARESHKSIAIGRGGSKLKEIGEKARRDLEYLLGCQVMLRLFVKAKKH, from the coding sequence ATGGCACAAAAATGTGGAACGATTGCGTTGTTGGGACTACCCAATGCAGGGAAAAGCTCGCTTCTGAATCGATTGATCGGTCAGAAGATTGCGCCGGTGACTTACAAACCCAATACGACGCGTCGCGTGGTGAATGGGATTTTGACGCGTCATCAGGTTCAATTTATTTTCGTCGATACTCCAGGTATGATCGCTCGCGGGCATATTCCGGATGCCGACTTAATAGCCTGGGTCGTGGATGCAAAAAAACCGGTTCAAAACCTTCCCGTCCAATTGCCGGCCAATAGGGTTCTTATTTTGAATCAGATTGATCGTTTTGCAAACAAAAGGGAGATTTTACCGGTTATTTCCGAATGGCAAACTGCCTTGCAGCCTCGTGAAATCTATCCTGTATCCGCAAAGACAGGAGATGGCTTAGAGTCCATGTTGGATTCACTGGGTTTGATGCTTCCAGAACGATCCTTCCTCTTTGATTCCGAGCTGATGACCGATGCGAGTGAAAAAGAGCTGGTAGCGGAATTAATTCGTGAAAAAGCGCTTTTCGCGCTGCAGCAAGAGATTCCCCATGCCATGGAAGTGGTGATCGATGCATTTGATGAGACGCGTCGCGAGAATTCAAAAAAATGCCTGGTTGATATTTCGGCCAGCCTGATTGTCGCGCGCGAAAGCCACAAATCGATTGCGATCGGGCGTGGTGGCAGTAAATTGAAAGAAATTGGGGAAAAAGCCCGGCGTGATTTAGAATATCTTTTGGGTTGCCAGGTCATGTTGCGTCTTTTCGTGAAGGCTAAGAAGCATTAA
- a CDS encoding DUF507 family protein, which translates to MRLYRKIIPKIAKDSVRALSAANFIEVETDKIEEAELDLAAVMVEYLDADERLSEQAKDLIHRRGLGVDRFAQAKKSLADAKHFKVGDEAQDFVLTQLVEALLASKNIEEVFGDDPELRKVIRLAMDKYASIPEDLDKEARARLKNLREGSPEWEIEYPRAVAQLKRQRGL; encoded by the coding sequence ATGCGGCTCTATCGAAAAATTATCCCAAAAATTGCTAAAGACAGCGTTCGGGCTCTATCAGCCGCGAACTTCATTGAAGTGGAGACCGATAAAATAGAGGAAGCCGAGCTCGACTTGGCGGCCGTTATGGTGGAGTACCTAGACGCCGATGAACGGTTGAGCGAGCAAGCCAAAGATTTGATTCATCGAAGAGGTTTGGGAGTGGATCGTTTTGCTCAGGCCAAAAAATCTCTTGCTGACGCGAAGCATTTCAAAGTAGGCGACGAAGCTCAGGACTTTGTGTTGACTCAATTGGTGGAAGCGCTTTTGGCTTCTAAGAACATTGAAGAAGTGTTCGGCGATGATCCTGAACTTCGAAAAGTGATCCGTTTGGCGATGGATAAATATGCTTCTATTCCAGAAGATCTCGATAAAGAAGCACGAGCTCGTTTGAAGAATTTACGAGAAGGATCGCCTGAGTGGGAAATTGAATACCCAAGAGCGGTCGCTCAACTGAAACGTCAAAGAGGACTCTAA
- a CDS encoding HU family DNA-binding protein, whose amino-acid sequence MTKTELVDHVCKNNSGLTKKAGAEIIDAVFEAVQESIKKDEKFAYPGFGTFVVRSRKARTGRDPRTGKEIKIKASKTVGFKPARAFKEQL is encoded by the coding sequence ATGACTAAAACTGAACTTGTTGATCACGTGTGTAAAAACAACTCTGGCCTGACCAAAAAAGCCGGTGCAGAAATCATTGATGCGGTGTTTGAAGCCGTTCAAGAGAGCATCAAAAAAGATGAAAAATTTGCTTATCCAGGGTTTGGAACCTTTGTGGTTCGATCTCGAAAAGCACGCACGGGCCGTGACCCACGAACCGGTAAGGAAATCAAGATCAAGGCTTCCAAAACCGTTGGTTTTAAACCTGCTCGCGCTTTCAAAGAACAACTTTAA
- a CDS encoding NAD(P)/FAD-dependent oxidoreductase, with protein sequence MKSELELYFELHESQDEPLIWDRVAEKLGCLPEELPALSVKKRSLDARGRRVRWLLTIGEPMPFDPERFALRTVQGNPVIIIGAGPAGLFCAHALARYGIKSLIFERGKKVQARRRDLKGLTQHGLVNPDSNYCFGEGGAGTYSDGKLYTRSHKRGSVRDVLEILVTHGAPESILVEARPHIGSNRLPKVVTAIRENLESVGVDIHFESKVSDLIVERGRAIGVRLESGVEHRGQSVVVATGHSSRDMFEALQRAGAHLEAKPFAMGVRIEHPQPLINRIQYGSDAGNPILPAAPYRLAYTPSDGRGAFSFCMCPGGWIVPASTEAGALVMNGMSLSRRDSPYANSGFVVAIHPSDWARHGLESPWGGLELQRRMEQAAWEAGGGGLCAPAARATDFVKKRVSSDLPSTSYQPGIRPADLDSVLNASGVPIADRLREALLVFDQKMPGYLTEEAVLVGVESRTSSPVRVIRDPVTLESISLPGLYPCSEGAGYAGGIVSAAIDGVAVAERIHFTRH encoded by the coding sequence ATGAAATCGGAACTGGAACTCTATTTTGAACTTCACGAATCACAAGATGAGCCGCTTATCTGGGATCGTGTGGCTGAAAAGCTTGGTTGTTTGCCCGAAGAACTTCCGGCACTTTCTGTAAAAAAACGAAGTCTGGATGCTCGAGGCCGGCGAGTACGGTGGCTGTTGACCATCGGCGAGCCGATGCCGTTTGACCCCGAACGTTTTGCTCTGCGAACGGTGCAGGGAAATCCTGTGATCATTATCGGAGCAGGCCCTGCGGGTTTGTTCTGCGCGCACGCTCTGGCTCGTTATGGGATCAAATCGCTGATCTTCGAACGTGGCAAAAAAGTACAAGCAAGGCGACGAGACCTGAAGGGTCTCACTCAGCATGGGCTTGTTAATCCCGATAGCAATTATTGTTTCGGCGAGGGGGGAGCCGGCACTTACTCCGATGGTAAGTTGTACACACGCTCTCATAAACGCGGCTCGGTTCGAGATGTTCTTGAAATTTTAGTGACGCACGGTGCTCCGGAGTCGATTCTTGTGGAGGCTCGTCCTCATATTGGTTCCAATCGATTGCCTAAAGTGGTGACGGCCATTCGTGAGAATCTAGAGTCCGTTGGGGTAGACATTCATTTTGAGTCGAAAGTGAGCGATCTGATCGTTGAGCGTGGGCGAGCGATTGGGGTTCGCTTGGAAAGTGGGGTCGAGCATCGGGGTCAGTCGGTCGTGGTTGCTACAGGCCACTCATCACGAGATATGTTTGAAGCCCTGCAACGAGCAGGGGCTCATCTCGAAGCCAAACCCTTTGCGATGGGAGTTCGGATTGAGCACCCACAACCCCTGATCAATCGGATTCAATATGGATCCGATGCGGGAAATCCCATTTTACCTGCTGCTCCTTATCGACTTGCTTATACTCCGAGCGATGGCCGAGGGGCTTTCTCGTTTTGCATGTGCCCAGGAGGCTGGATCGTTCCAGCTTCCACGGAAGCGGGTGCTTTGGTGATGAATGGAATGAGTCTTTCCAGGCGTGATTCCCCCTACGCCAATTCGGGTTTCGTGGTGGCCATTCACCCGAGCGATTGGGCGCGCCATGGGCTGGAAAGTCCCTGGGGTGGTTTGGAATTGCAGCGCCGTATGGAACAGGCCGCTTGGGAAGCAGGAGGAGGAGGGTTGTGTGCTCCCGCTGCACGAGCAACCGACTTTGTCAAAAAGCGTGTTTCTTCCGATCTCCCGTCGACCAGCTACCAACCTGGGATTCGGCCGGCGGATTTGGATTCCGTGTTAAATGCAAGCGGAGTGCCTATTGCCGATCGTCTTCGAGAAGCCTTGCTGGTTTTTGACCAAAAAATGCCTGGTTACCTGACGGAAGAGGCTGTTTTGGTCGGAGTTGAGTCCCGTACATCAAGCCCGGTTCGAGTGATTCGAGATCCTGTGACCCTGGAAAGTATTTCTTTGCCTGGTCTTTATCCGTGTTCAGAAGGGGCAGGGTACGCGGGTGGGATTGTGAGCGCAGCCATCGATGGTGTTGCAGTTGCCGAACGGATCCATTTCACGCGTCATTAA
- the rsgA gene encoding ribosome small subunit-dependent GTPase A, whose translation MSFCKIKAHFGVEVLIEMPSGEERRIKVARNSGFVVGDRVGLQGDRIQRLERRNELSRQTPFGPQTLAANLDKVIITVSSKPPTQKGFIDQIIVNCRSQNMKPMLALTKIDLAETKPLYQELNTLYSDSIPVCYGLKELRPYLAEAERFILVGVSGSGKSTLINQLILNPTQRIGDLSANQKTGKHTTSHSMLFNLKEGGELIDSPGIRDFRPLSVSIQEAAHYFPGFEKWQTQSCRFRNCTHHHEPECLVREAAKTKDYQRYLDFCLTLI comes from the coding sequence ATGAGTTTTTGCAAAATAAAAGCGCATTTTGGCGTGGAAGTTCTTATTGAGATGCCTTCTGGAGAAGAAAGGCGGATCAAGGTGGCGCGCAATTCGGGTTTTGTTGTCGGCGATCGGGTCGGTCTACAGGGAGACCGTATTCAACGACTGGAACGCCGAAACGAGCTGAGCAGGCAGACGCCTTTCGGCCCACAAACTCTTGCAGCCAATCTTGACAAGGTCATCATTACGGTATCCTCAAAACCTCCTACCCAAAAAGGATTTATCGACCAAATCATTGTCAATTGCCGTTCTCAAAACATGAAGCCGATGCTAGCGCTGACCAAAATTGATCTCGCGGAGACAAAGCCTCTTTATCAAGAACTCAACACGCTCTACAGCGATTCTATTCCTGTTTGTTATGGCTTAAAAGAGCTTCGTCCCTATCTTGCAGAAGCCGAACGCTTTATTCTCGTGGGCGTTTCTGGATCTGGTAAAAGCACTCTCATCAATCAACTGATCTTGAACCCCACCCAAAGGATAGGGGATTTAAGCGCCAATCAGAAAACCGGTAAGCATACAACCTCTCATTCGATGCTTTTCAACCTCAAGGAAGGAGGCGAGCTCATCGATAGTCCTGGGATCCGAGATTTTCGTCCCCTTTCTGTCTCTATACAAGAAGCAGCACATTATTTTCCTGGATTTGAAAAGTGGCAAACACAATCTTGCCGATTTCGAAATTGCACGCATCATCATGAACCGGAATGTTTGGTACGTGAAGCAGCAAAAACGAAAGATTATCAACGTTACCTTGATTTTTGCTTAACTTTAATTTGA
- a CDS encoding FAD-binding protein, with product MLLQTDVLVIGSGVAGAMALRKAQDRGLRTMGLTRGLGASAYSSGKVDAFAISDEVQQAFLSLTQELRYLPSTLAVREDGHLVSAMLVQASHFVDFDRVRPDSLVGVMDFSGMPSFHAAPVCRMLESHGFRAVPIRAAVSPQSGCWKSFREFARAFEDPDFVDECLDKMVGALNLLPKKPAHVFVPAIFGSRDSPLVFLRSIQMRTDIPCSELLGASFSIPGVRLSQILERGFERAKVARFELKDGKIERVRLSDGRVVEPKALILATGRYLSGGFEDQEAIFELPIVGDSFERQGLRVNERQQPLDRFGRLFATNLFAAGSSIGGYDPKVDGGMARAMASGYRAGELC from the coding sequence ATGTTGCTTCAAACGGATGTCTTAGTCATCGGTTCAGGCGTTGCAGGAGCGATGGCTCTTAGAAAAGCGCAAGATCGTGGCTTACGCACCATGGGCCTTACACGAGGCCTCGGTGCATCCGCTTATTCGTCAGGGAAGGTCGATGCTTTTGCGATCTCAGACGAAGTTCAGCAAGCCTTTTTAAGCCTCACGCAAGAGCTGCGCTATCTGCCCAGCACTCTGGCGGTGCGAGAAGATGGCCACTTGGTTTCAGCGATGCTGGTGCAAGCGTCTCATTTTGTTGATTTTGATCGGGTCCGACCGGATTCTTTGGTGGGGGTGATGGATTTTTCAGGAATGCCTTCATTTCATGCGGCACCGGTTTGCCGGATGCTGGAGTCTCATGGTTTTCGAGCCGTGCCCATACGAGCGGCTGTATCTCCTCAGTCAGGTTGCTGGAAGTCTTTTAGAGAGTTTGCTCGAGCGTTTGAAGATCCGGATTTTGTTGACGAGTGTCTGGATAAGATGGTCGGTGCTCTGAATTTGCTTCCCAAGAAACCGGCCCATGTGTTTGTACCAGCGATTTTTGGGAGTCGAGACTCACCCTTGGTTTTTTTGCGCTCGATCCAGATGCGGACGGATATCCCTTGCTCTGAACTGCTGGGCGCTTCGTTTTCGATTCCTGGTGTGAGACTCTCGCAGATACTGGAGCGCGGATTTGAACGAGCCAAAGTGGCACGCTTTGAGTTGAAAGATGGAAAAATTGAAAGAGTTCGATTGAGCGATGGTCGAGTGGTCGAGCCCAAGGCATTGATTTTAGCGACCGGTCGTTATCTGTCCGGAGGCTTTGAAGACCAAGAAGCTATCTTTGAGTTGCCGATTGTAGGCGATTCGTTTGAACGTCAGGGGCTTCGAGTGAATGAACGACAGCAGCCTTTGGATCGATTTGGGAGATTATTTGCCACGAATCTTTTTGCCGCTGGTTCATCGATAGGAGGCTACGATCCGAAAGTGGACGGAGGCATGGCGCGAGCGATGGCGAGTGGCTATCGTGCGGGGGAATTGTGTTAA
- a CDS encoding TatD family hydrolase: protein MLIDTHCHLEDQAALERARIAGVKRLITVGCDLETTQKACEWAERELDVYFSAGVHPHESSKVKLSDWEPIEALSKNSKCVAVGECGLDYHYNHSDPIQQKQVFRKQIELAKRVAKPLIIHVRDAYEDCLAMLPRGYPTVIHCFSGTREHARAFLELGCFLSISGIVTFKNAEELRYVAATTPIDRLLIETDSPWLAPVPHRGKPNEPAWVQLVANEIARVRACSVQSVIEQTGKNALDLFPALECRAL, encoded by the coding sequence GTGTTAATCGATACTCATTGTCATCTTGAGGATCAAGCTGCGCTGGAACGAGCCCGAATTGCTGGAGTCAAACGCTTGATTACAGTTGGGTGTGATCTGGAGACAACGCAAAAGGCTTGCGAGTGGGCGGAGCGTGAACTCGATGTTTATTTTTCTGCGGGAGTGCATCCGCATGAATCTTCGAAAGTCAAGCTCAGCGATTGGGAGCCAATCGAAGCACTTTCTAAAAATTCCAAATGCGTAGCGGTTGGTGAATGTGGATTGGACTATCATTATAACCATTCGGATCCAATTCAGCAAAAACAAGTGTTTAGAAAACAAATCGAGTTGGCCAAGCGAGTCGCAAAGCCGTTGATCATTCACGTACGAGATGCTTACGAGGATTGTTTGGCAATGCTGCCGAGAGGTTATCCGACGGTGATTCATTGTTTCTCAGGGACTCGAGAGCATGCAAGGGCCTTCTTAGAACTTGGGTGCTTTCTCTCTATTTCGGGAATTGTGACTTTTAAAAACGCCGAAGAGCTGCGCTACGTGGCAGCTACAACGCCGATCGATCGGCTTTTGATTGAGACAGACTCACCCTGGCTAGCGCCCGTTCCCCATCGTGGGAAACCGAATGAGCCTGCTTGGGTTCAGCTTGTTGCCAACGAGATTGCCCGAGTTCGTGCTTGCTCAGTTCAAAGTGTCATCGAGCAAACCGGCAAAAATGCTCTTGACCTATTTCCAGCTTTGGAATGCAGGGCATTATAA
- a CDS encoding riboflavin synthase translates to MFTGIIQHTGVFERSGSQVRIVSEMDLEDVSQGDSIAVNGVCLTTLAQHALIFDLGPETCALTTLGSLPNGTGVHLEKALRLSDRLGGHLVQGHVDGIGLLKQKQILQDSVEMEFEVPESIRPFCIPKGSIAIDGVSLTINQVLENRICVGLVPHSLKKTFLKDLSPEDSVNLESDVMGKYLRCWMRSGLVELIGIEPTASKLRT, encoded by the coding sequence ATGTTCACAGGCATTATTCAACACACGGGAGTTTTCGAACGCAGCGGTTCTCAGGTCCGCATCGTTTCCGAAATGGATTTAGAAGATGTTTCTCAAGGCGATAGCATCGCCGTGAATGGAGTTTGCCTAACGACTTTGGCCCAGCACGCATTAATTTTTGATCTGGGCCCAGAGACATGCGCTCTGACCACTTTGGGATCTCTGCCCAACGGTACGGGCGTTCATCTGGAGAAAGCACTTAGACTCAGCGATCGACTGGGCGGTCATTTGGTTCAAGGGCACGTAGATGGCATTGGATTGCTCAAGCAAAAGCAAATTCTCCAAGATTCGGTCGAGATGGAATTTGAAGTGCCCGAATCGATTCGACCCTTCTGCATTCCGAAAGGCTCAATTGCCATTGACGGTGTGAGCTTAACCATCAACCAAGTTTTGGAAAATCGCATTTGCGTTGGCTTAGTTCCTCACTCGCTCAAAAAAACTTTTTTAAAGGATCTGTCACCCGAGGATTCAGTCAACCTTGAGAGCGACGTGATGGGTAAATACCTTCGCTGCTGGATGCGTTCTGGGTTGGTGGAGCTGATCGGGATCGAACCGACGGCCTCTAAATTGCGAACCTAG
- a CDS encoding metal ABC transporter permease has protein sequence MPDFVQTMFWPFMACLLLAGIHVYLGIHILARQVVFVDLALAQMAALGSIVGIVVGISEKGTSLLFALLGAALLTFMQSESWVGICYATALSATILLSTHMPHGADELRELLSGNILWVEPNVLGKTALIYASVGFLHWLFRKKILAATFKQKTISRKWDFFFYASFAVVVTSSVSIAGVLLVFSFLIMPAVASMMFARTIQNRLLIGWGIGASVSMIGMAVSYYFDLPSGPAIVLCFAIFLMLLVGVRACCFKRMS, from the coding sequence ATGCCCGATTTTGTACAGACGATGTTCTGGCCCTTTATGGCCTGTTTGCTCTTAGCTGGTATTCACGTCTATCTTGGCATTCACATTTTAGCGCGCCAGGTTGTATTCGTTGATCTAGCACTGGCTCAGATGGCTGCTTTGGGCTCGATTGTAGGCATTGTTGTTGGGATTTCGGAAAAAGGAACATCGTTGCTATTCGCGCTCTTAGGAGCTGCTTTGCTAACCTTTATGCAGAGTGAAAGCTGGGTTGGGATTTGTTACGCGACGGCTTTGTCAGCGACCATTCTCTTAAGTACCCACATGCCCCATGGTGCGGATGAATTAAGAGAGCTTCTTTCTGGAAATATTCTTTGGGTGGAACCGAACGTCCTTGGAAAGACGGCTTTAATCTACGCGAGCGTGGGTTTTTTGCATTGGTTGTTTCGAAAAAAAATCTTAGCGGCTACTTTTAAACAAAAGACAATATCCCGAAAATGGGATTTTTTCTTCTACGCATCGTTTGCGGTGGTTGTGACCAGTTCTGTTTCGATTGCTGGAGTGTTGTTGGTCTTCTCGTTTCTCATCATGCCGGCCGTGGCATCCATGATGTTTGCCCGCACGATTCAAAATCGACTTTTGATTGGTTGGGGGATTGGGGCCAGTGTGAGCATGATTGGCATGGCTGTGTCTTACTACTTTGACTTGCCTTCGGGTCCTGCGATTGTTCTGTGCTTTGCGATTTTCTTAATGCTTCTGGTGGGAGTTCGGGCATGTTGCTTCAAACGGATGTCTTAG